Below is a window of Humulus lupulus chromosome 2, drHumLupu1.1, whole genome shotgun sequence DNA.
ATGACCGGTTTCCATTTGTGCTTAAATGGAAGGGGAAACAAAGTGGGCCCACTGCTAACCGTGATGTAGTATTTTACCGGAAGGCATTGGATTCACTAAAACATTGTGATGTAAGTTATATTTTCACTGTTTTGGATAATGTTCAATTTATGGTTATTCTGGAAATTATGATACAAATAGTATGCTTTTTCATATGCAGGTGGAGTGGCTTCCTTATAGAAATATGGACAGTACATTAATTCCAGAAGATATAAAAAGTAATCTGATTCTAGGAAGGTCAAAGACAATGTTGATTTGTTTTGACAAGGCAGAAAGGCATCTCCCTAATCGTTGTCTTAGGCAGTATGGTATGCTTCAGTCAATTCCAGAAGATGTACAGAGATGGGAGAGAAAAAGTCGTGGAGTTGACGGTGGGGTTGACTTGTCTGGGAAGATGGAATCTGAACTTAACGAATGGTCAGAACGTCGATATAATATTGTGGAAGGTGACGATAGCACAGATGAAAATGACTACTTGCAGTGGTACCTGAAAGTTACCCGCAAATTTGTAGGGAGACCTATATCTCTCTCAACAGAGTTTCAAAGAACAGTAAGGCtgagatgattatgaatttgGGGAATAGTATTTACTGCTGTGAGAAAGCAAATTATTTGTCGATCTTATACTAATTGTTTACTGTTGAATTTTGCAGAATGCCGGGTTGAGGGATATTGCACATATAGCGGATACATTCTCCACAAAAGGGTTGGATTCTCAACAAATTGAATTGATTTCTAGAATCAGATATATTGCCCATGAATGTCTTAGGGACCAAGTTGGAGGTCCAGCCATCCTGACTGCTACTCCACAAGTTGAAGTCGGAAAAAGGGTTAGAGGAAAGGAGAGAGTAAGAAGAAAGAGTACTGGAAAACGTTTGCGTAAGGATGAGCTGGCACAATATAACACAGCTAGCGAGGATGACCAATCTCATTTTGGGGTAACTGTTGCTATTGATCATTACAAACTACATCAAGCTGATACAGAAGAGAGCCACTCACACTTGTGCGCTCTAGATAGTGAGGAACATCCTTTAGGGATTATACATGCTGATGGTGTGGTTGACCATATGCAGCTATGTAATGATGCTGATATTGTGATCAATCAATCAGAGCTAAACCATGCAACTGATGAGGTAGCTGATGCTGAGATGAGCCATGCATTGACCAAAGATGATGAAACACAGTTTCTTAATGAAACAGAAAACAACAATGACTCTCAGCCTTGTGATGCAATGCAGGAGATCAAAGACTCCCAACTTTCTGTTGCAACTCTGGAGGTTGATTCACAGCTTACAGATGCACCTAAGGAGGTTGACTCACGGTTTTGTGATTCACCTAAGGAGGTTGTCTTGCAGCACCCTGATGCAACTAAGAAGGTCGCTGCCTCTCAAGTTAATGATCCCACAAAGGAAGTCCCTGACTCACAGCTTAATGAGACAACGGAGGAGGTTGTCAACTCACAGCTGAGTGATACAACTGAGGTCATGGAGTCACAGTTTAGTGATGCAAGGGAGGTTATGGATTCGCAGATTCCTGATGCTTTTAACAAGGCCAGCAAATCTCAAATTTCTCATGCAATTAGTGAGAGTGATCAGCAGACAGGTGAAGAAAATGTAACAGCAGCAGAGGTTGTTCAACAATCATCTCTCGAGACTTCCATAGATATGGTACAACAACAGAATGCTGTAGCGTCATAGGACAAACACGAAGGCGCTATCATGCAACTTTTTCATGGTAATTAATTCTTCCAGAACAGTCAAATATTAATAGATAGGATTTTCTACATGGTATAGCATCTATTACTTTGAAGAGGCATTATTTAATGGTATCCTCTGCCCTCCCCTATTTATTGGATTGTTTTTTGTCCTTCATTGCTTATTGTTTTCTTACTCTGAGCAACATGGTTCTGCAATCTGTTTTGGAGCAAGAAATGGTGCCATAATAAGATCCAACACCAATAGAGTCATATAATTTCTCAGTTGGAATGAAATGTTGCTTCTACATCTTATGCTGACAAAGAAAAAAGAGAGTAGCTTAATAGTATTAATTAGTTTGTTTATGTAATTAGAGATGGTCACTTCTGGTTCCAAATGAGGaaacatttttatatttttggctGACTTCAGTTATTTTCATTGACAATTTTCTTCCAATAAATGACTATTTTGTGGCATGCACGTGAAGTTGTAAAAAACATTAGGACAAGAGGTAAAAGTTAACAAAAATAGTTTTCCCTGTACACATAATGTTATTGTAATAGTTTTCAACAGTTGGTTTCTGCTAGACCATTGATCTATTACTGTTCTTATGTCAATATGTACCGGACAGGTTGGAGGAGGAATTGAATTGTCTGCTGACATTTATTGATGAAAAAACTGTAGtgtttattgttcattttatCACCTTTGTTGTTACAACATTGCCccacccaaaaagtttggagccAATCTtagcattggttagtccaaactTTTGATGAATTTTcaattggtttttttttaaaaaaaaatatataaaattacgACTAATTCTGAAATTTGTACAAAAATACCATTTCGGATTATTAAAATATACAAGATTTCAAGTTACAGAGATGTTAAAATACAGTAAAGAATTTAGTTACAGATGGGATATAGAATTATATTAGAGATGCTATGTCATAACATAATTACTGTAGAGATgccattttaaataaaattctagaaataaaaaaaataaatcgtATAATTACTATTTTTAATAGCATCATCgatttaaatttttttctttcaaaaatagctatttttttaatcaattgtacagttataatttatttaaaatatggtTTTCAaagtatttatagaaaaaaataCTGTTTGCTAAGCAATTGCAACAAAAGAATACAACATCATACTAAAAGTATAATACATCCATTTATTATTAGGGAGATTTAAACAAAtaccttaaaaatataaattaatttcataaataTCTTAAAATAACTTATTTACACAAATATCGTGTTACGTCGTCAGGATAtaccaaaatttgaaaaaaattaggAAATCGCACTTCccaaatttttttgttttctgGGTtgtaaaaatctatttttttgttGCTTACGATTCCGATAAGATACATTTTTGttactttttaaatatatatataaatatttatttttcagaTTATATTATTTCAGATACATTTTGATTACCTCCAAAACTTCttgtagacatcttaatatacTATTAGTTATTTTTTGGTTATATTAttgtatcttattatttaagatacaatTTTGTAACCTACAAGCTTATATCATAAGCTAATGAGTTGACATATAGTATAGTAAGTTACCATATAgcttattaaatattaatttagtatactacacAACAATTTTTAAATGAAAACTTATAATAGATTTTTTTAGTCACTCATGTAAATTACGTCTTATTGTTTAAGAAACGTTTAAGTTACATTCAAgtctattttagaaactaattagttatGATATAGTATAAAAAATTACTCTTATAGTTATAATTTACCATGAATAgcttattagaaaaaaaaaatttagtataCTACATAATTACTTTAAAAAACTACTATTTTTTTTGTAGTATGAAACAAATTTAAAGCAACCAACTAAGTGAGTTACCAAAATAGTCTTATTatgttctatttaaaagttaccaaataatatcttaaataatctattttaaaaaagttacttgaAATGTTTCAAAAATAGCTGTTAAGTTGTTTAGAATACCGTATGATATCTTttatatgtaaaataagaatacattTTTTGATAACTTTTCAACACAACAGAAAATGACTCATCCCAACCATCTTCTCTGACGACGGCAAGAAACCCATCATAACAAAAATAATGCACATTTTTTGAACTCTTTGATTTAAATTctactttaaaaaaattaataattagttACAAAGTTACTTTTCATACATAATAGAGACTATTAATCACTTTGCAAAACTAAACTTGAAGTTAATTAACGAAAATAAAGTTTTTTTAAGAATGGTAACTAATCAATATTTAATTAGTATCGTAAGCAACCAAATGATTGCTTTTGATTTCGGTGATGACTAGAAAATATATGCTTTttacatatcaaaatgatcaccttTAAGATTAAGTTGTGATAGTACCACTCTTGAGCCCAAACGACTAACGGTGtgacaaatttattttaaagttgtggataagagagagaaagaagtaatataatgttatattgtTTGCAAAAAATGTTAGGAGCAACAATATATTTGAATTAAGATGGGTCAAGACATTTTTTGATTTAAGATGATAAAAAATGTGTCAAATGTAAATTTCTCTATTATAAAATAGACAAAAGATATTTCAAAATATTGTttacaattattttttttatacaaaatttATACGCTATCTCCTCGATATTTGTACTAAACTATGCACCAAATTTGCACACCCAATGACATGTTATACCTTTTTAACATAGTGGATCTTAcattaaataaatgtgatttgttgaaaaaaaaaatgtcaacGTAAAAATTTGGTGCATGGTCTGTGTGAATTTATTATTACTCTTTGTGAAAAGTTCATTTTAGTGTCAAACTCTTATGTAAATTGTTGGTGTAAGATCTCGTTCTCTATATTATGGATAAGCATGAAGAGAAAGCTTGGGCCTTGGTCGTTGCTATGCTTGAAAGTTAAACCTAGTCTTTCGATGAGGTACGAGTCCGAAAAACTAGAGATTAATTTTCCTTTGTAAAAATATGGGGAGTACCGTGATTGTACTTCGGCTATTTTCTCTAGGCCAAATGGAATAAATAGCATTCAATAAtgagaaattttaaaaaatatggcttttatactattattgtgcaaaaatatgggaattataattttgttaatttgtatgggaaaatttattaaagaaaaagataaagtatgagaaacacaattagtaacTAACTAAATATAGAAGTtaattttaaaaccaaaacaaATCAACCAAGGGGTAATATTATAAAATTAGAATTccactattctctctctctctcaaaccccAGCCACACAAACCCTTTctctctttgtgtgtatatttctggaggTAACTAGTTATCTTTACGTTctgatgtgtgtatatttatgagttttttatagtaactggttacctatgttactaaaattatagttattttttcattttttgatGAAGTATTCTTtatctttttccttcaaatttaatgttttcttttcatatttaatatgagtaacccgtcaTCCCTcttatggtaattggttaccctTCTTATGGCAGAAGGTTACTCTACCCAGGGTAACTGGCTacccctcctggtacatgttatttaatctagctctataattttttttttacataactatcgaagatcaatcaagtaattaGTTACCTTACCtaagatttgaaaaaagaaacgtacaatctaaaaataaaaggaaaaagatgtttacaataaataaaaaatattaataaacaaaattcatattttaaaaaaaaaaagaaatttttttttgcaaAGCAACCAATGAaaaatttaatatgaaatcagttatataaaaataatataaaacaaacaaataagctaaaaaaaaataattattaaattacaaacatacccttccaaattaataaaacttgattaagagtaaaactatagcataaaccaacttttatacaaaaatatgagaaaataaatccttaaaagtgaaaattcttaaagaAAGCCgtgattaacttttttttaaaaaaaagtcatatttttgcacactctattaaaaatctcatataaaatgtaatttcctcttcgATAAATGATGATTTTGAGAGAGTGTTTATGAAAAGAGAGTTTCATTATGGgatctttacaattatatacctataatataaaataattacaaaaaccACCTACAAAATTTTATGTACAAAAATACATTGTCACGTCATCAAAAAAGATTGGATTTTAAAAGTAATATACCTGAATTTGAAACTTTCCCGAAATCTCGATTTTCCCGTTTTTCTGGGTTTAAAAAAGTAATCttttggttacttaaaatgttaataagttaccaattagttacttttttcatgaattttttttatttttatagcatattattttatatacattttggtaTTATCTCGGTAAACCTTGAGTTGGAGAAAGGTATTGGATTGGAGATGAAATGATGAAGAGATAACGCTAACATAGTTTTTAAAGCGAGTTTACATGCTTTGACATTTTTGACTCATGTTCGCACCTTAAAAGTAACCTTGGGCGAACAGGTCATTCCTTGCCCCTGCTCCATTAGTCTGTTAGTACGTGTTTGCAAAGGTAAACAAACAGATTTGGACTGATTCTATTAGTCCTTGTTAAGGCACACGAGCGAACAGACTTTGTTTGTGGTTTTCAAGTAGAGTATGTCTTCATGCCACAAGCGAACATATTTATTCTTCATTTCTGTTCATTCTCTATGTACATTGTTGGATAAACGAGCTTGTTTCTAGCTTTCAGGATTATGTTCGTTTCTTATATATAGTCAGGAGAGCAAGTCAAAATATGTTGCCTTAGCCTTTATGAAGGCTTGTAGACGACCAGACCTCTTAGGGTAACTTTGAGGAGTTTCAATCATACTTTTCTTTTCCTGTTCGTTTTGAATAATACACTATAGGTGAACAGGTCAAAATGTGTTCCAATTTATTTGagtgttttgtttgttttttacAGGGCAGCATAATGCACTATAAATGAACAAGCTCATTTGATTATTCTTTGGACTATGTTTGTTTCATGTGTCAGCATAAGGGAGAACAACTTTGCTTAATCTTTGTACGGATGCCGAATGTCTTTGAGCTGATAAATTTTTGAGCTGTCTTCATAAGCTTTTAATTTGGCCATCCAAAGTTGACCTCGAAATAGTTCGAGCATAATCCTTCGAGCTGTATTCCTTTATTCCTGTTCGCCCCATTTAAGGACAGATGGGCGAATAAGTTTCATTAAAAAGTTAAGTCGAGTTAGCGAATATTTTGAGCGAACAAATCTAACCATCTATGATTAATCTGAATTGTCCTTTGTGTGTGCGAACATGGTTTTGTGGTGGCCTCGAAATGGTCTCAAGCCTAATCTTCCTTTCATGTTCACCTAGCATGCTTTAATGAGTGAACAAGATCTCGAAACCCAAGTCATCTCGAATAGGTTTTTATGTCATCTCGAAAACTATGAAATTTCTTGTCTGCTTGTTTTACACAAGCACGGTTGAGAACATAAATTTTTATGTTATAGTTTTAGCTCGGGTGATTACTGTCTCGGATATGAACTTTGTCCCCAACTCGGTTGTAAACTATGGTTTAGTTCGGAGATGAACCCCATCTATGGCTCGAATGACTTGTGTGGAGTGATGACTAGCTTGGGTATGAGTATCGAATGTTGCTCGGACAATTTGTGTAAAGGGGTAATCAGCTCGAAGGGTACATATGGGTCATCTCGAAGGGTGCATATGGGTCAGCTcgaagataaatttcatttatggCTTGAATGTCTCCGATCTCAAAACTGTCCCCAATGATTTCAGTTGTTAGTTCCAtaagatccctttgtttttgaagCTCTGTTCACTCCTGCTTGTTTTAAAGATTCTTAAATGAACATAATCTTTTTGCCATGAGAGCTTGAGTTTGAACCCAGGTGCCATGAAGCTTGCGAGTTTATGTCCTTGATAGCTCGTATACGTCATCTTGGAATTGCCTATGATATGGGGCAAAATGAATTCTTGTACATAAGTGTGAGAATAGGTTTTCTCTTGGGAGCAATAACAGGTTCGTATGACTTTGAATCTTGCTAATAGTATTCGTTTTGAATCTTGGTCCTTCCTTGTAGGAGTCATGTTGGCCCCTAATGTATACACCTAGGCGAACATATTGCACCATTTCTGTTCGTGTGTGTTATACACAAGTGAACGAACAAGAATTTtttttgagtttcacaagctttttGATACCCACTTATTCCATTAGGGTTCCAAATAGCTTATTTATCACTCCTACTATCTGGACTGAGCTGCCACCATAGGTGGATCTTTTCTTGAACTGTCGTGATCGCTCCACCTTGCAAATCAGAATCGTCGGATTTTTAATTTCAACATTATGCCTAGTTCGAACGCAATTAAGTGGAATTATTTTCCACTTAAATCTGCGATATATCTTGGACGAATATGGTGTTTGTTTACGACTTGCAATTGCTCCGCGGATGGCCTAGGTAAAAATGAACAGGTGGACTAATCTGGCCGATGACGTTGGGGGTTTGCTGGAGATAATTTCACCAGTCTTTAGCTGCAAACTTTGTCAGATTGAATCCCTTCATCTTGAATCTGctctctcaataaaagcaccaaactgttgacatcgATTTTCGTCAACTCaagaacataagagcatggattcaagaataaagatatgacaaaataaataacatcatattttatagtggttcgaccctaaAAAGATTACATACGTCCACTTAGAcacttttattgatattttaacCTGAAGAACCATAGTTTTCGATGAACTTACGTTGTCGGTTCTTCTACAGTCCTCCTTCACTTTGATATTACATAAGGACTTGTTTATACAATAATGGAGTTTTGGAATTCTCCCTCTATTTCTATCCAATCtcatcttatttatagtgaggagtttatGGTTGCATTTAGATCATGGGCCTAAGCTATTGGGCTTGACCCATAAATAATACAATACAACACAAATacaattatattttgataaatgacaacTTTGTACTCCTTTGACAATTCTATTATCGCGGATAGTATGTGTTGAACAAACATGATCCTATTGTTAGCGTGTAATAGTTTGCCTTGTGCGAGCAGAGGCTGAAGAATGTGGCTACGCGACCAAATCTCTCATGTTAGCGCTTGGTAGTTTGCTTTGTGCTTCGTGAGAATATGAATGATGTGTTCATCACCCATTTATAATTGCTATTTTTTATAAACATCATACATGcccaaaaaatgggtataacaaattttaaacttttttttggaaaaatttacaggatacatattttaaaaaaacgaAAGGTGTATTTATAccttataaatttatatacacaCCTTATTCCACAAAttaaaatgtattaatttataattaCACCTCATATATTTTCTATATTAAGTTTTGATTTGTATacctcttaaaaaaaattaaaaaattgtgcTTTTTATTTATCTAAATTTGGAGATTAAAGTTTTTTATatgattaatttaattttttttttagtaaaatagatgattaaataaattttttaaatgtttaaataaaatctcaaatataaatttatgaaaataattaaaaaaataaacttactttttatattatatgttatttttataataaaattttattgttaTGTTGTTATATGGGAAAATATCAATTTGACCCTTGTGTTTTGCTTGAAAATTCGATTGgtccctatgttttgttaaagagaaattttACACTATATACATCATAATATAGTTAAAATTTTTAACATGTCATCATAAAAATTCTCCCACTAATATGCCCCCTCCCCTATTTTGGATAAAAATACCATCATCAGTTAAAAATAGTGAAAATTTAACACTTCACACATTTATCTCTCTCTCGCATCCATCATTTACAACCATTTCACAACAACCTTAATAGCATTGTCGAATATACTAAAATCGGTGAAGAAATTGGACTGCTCGGATCTGGAAGTTTCATTTCAAGTGAAGAAATTATCATTCTTTgtgttttttaagagaaaaaatcatgggtaagtATTATTTCATTATATCCCATCATTCCCAGCAGTCGCCTGGCCCAATTCGCCACAAGCCCAGCAGCCTGAAACATGGCCCAACTGCCTGCCACAACCCACCAAGCCACCTACACCCTTCCCCTTGAGCTCaatttgtccccttgtccccaatgtctaaaaatgtcatatttttacccaaacttttccacaaattttacccaaaaattatcattacaccctaaaatttacccatatttggcattgattattttaatactctcattttggttataaatagggaattttcaagaccatttggggtgcTTATTTTTAGAGGAGGTCACACTAcaaaatttctacactttcaagaccactccattttcttcatcattttcttctttttggtcatttttctatgagtttttagaggaaaaatttgggggttcctcctccaaattttcctatttatgtttgtagttttggtttgtaatttctatgctagttatgagtttctaatctttttaagattattaaggtgatgatgaaacaatatgtaactagatagtatttatgttgtgtgttgatttctcattttgtgcaataaagtttatgaattttcttcttcaaatattttctttcatcttaaatatcttgtattttttattgttagaacatatttacacttctttcttcattagtgcaaaatcataatattctttgattaaggtgtgccattaaattgtgcacatcaaatgcttagaacaaaaatattatgttttgccttataaataatattcattgatttatttgttatttcattagattgatttacattaaatactttgaacttataattttaaaagtgaagataaatcctacaattctataataatttgtgcttaaatagaatatctaatttgaataagtgatagttgattaatttctactattgatgaaacttgggaatcaatgtacttataaatattattgagcttatattttgtggattctaataccttaataatcttcatttaccatcttgatttctactattaattttgttgaccctcaaattagtcaacgacacggagtcaaatatacgacaggaaaatagtacgatgcttgagaataGGATAATTAAGCTATATAACCTTAAAAAGTTTTTATATTAGCTTTGTAACctctatttttcaaattttagctGCAttaacctcctcctttaatgaaACTTTGGTATTCCAATAATGccccttttatttttatatttatttttaattaaaagaagaacaaaaataaGATGTtccaaaaaaaatctgaaaaaaaaataggGTTGATCCTTTTCTTCTCCATCCACcatttcttcttcaaaatctcTCCAAATCTATAGAAGAATTATGTTATGACACACTTACTTATCTATTTCAGTGACATTGTTAGAAAAAAGCAATTACATTAAGGTAAAGTAAGTGAAAAACCCTAACTTTTTAATTTTTGATTTGAATGTGAAAATAAAGAAAGTTGTATTTTATTGGCTTAGATGTTTGTTTTTTCATGTAAATGtgataaaaaaaacaatataagTACATTGTTAGCCATATTATAACCAttttttggtttttgagttgaaaaTGGCGATTTTCGAAGTGAAACTCACGAAGAAGATGATACACAGATCTCGACTGTGTACAGTTGAGCTCGACTGTGCACAGTTGAGAGCACTCACGAAGAAGATGATACGTAGATCTCGACTGTGCACAGTTGAGATCTGTGTATTATCTTCTT
It encodes the following:
- the LOC133817320 gene encoding protein MAIN-LIKE 2 — encoded protein: MEVTVADPYGTNPGPIDCSVLYDQEKHVSSAVWDGQERGALRCHEHTSKLDQWALTPKQLEFVEKAGFGYLKLIPAISLDNPLISALVERWRRETNTFHLNVGEMTVTLKDVALLLGLAIDGEPVIGTTYTTCQFVCEKYLGKAPESGYTSGGMVKLSWLKEFFSRCPEDAPLEIIERHTRAYLLYLVGSTIFSTTTGNKVPVMYLPLFENFEQCGKYAWGAAALSFLYRALGNASLRSQSTISGCLTLLQCWSYFHLNIGRPKLNHDLTHDRFPFVLKWKGKQSGPTANRDVVFYRKALDSLKHCDVEWLPYRNMDSTLIPEDIKSNLILGRSKTMLICFDKAERHLPNRCLRQYGMLQSIPEDVQRWERKSRGVDGGVDLSGKMESELNEWSERRYNIVEGDDSTDENDYLQWYLKVTRKFVGRPISLSTEFQRTNAGLRDIAHIADTFSTKGLDSQQIELISRIRYIAHECLRDQVGGPAILTATPQVEVGKRVRGKERVRRKSTGKRLRKDELAQYNTASEDDQSHFGVTVAIDHYKLHQADTEESHSHLCALDSEEHPLGIIHADGVVDHMQLCNDADIVINQSELNHATDEVADAEMSHALTKDDETQFLNETENNNDSQPCDAMQEIKDSQLSVATLEVDSQLTDAPKEVDSRFCDSPKEVVLQHPDATKKVAASQVNDPTKEVPDSQLNETTEEVVNSQLSDTTEVMESQFSDAREVMDSQIPDAFNKASKSQISHAISESDQQTGEENVTAAEVVQQSSLETSIDMVQQQNAVAS